One window of the Thermomicrobiales bacterium genome contains the following:
- a CDS encoding M20/M25/M40 family metallo-hydrolase, translating to MNDETRAFLTRLLATASPSGFEEGAARAWRAEAETFADEVVVDAMGNSYARLAGNGPTVMIEGHIDEIGIMISHIDDDGFLWFQPIGGWDDQVLVGQRIRILGSGGTIVGVIGKKPRHQMTEEDMNKVSKIRTLWIDIGAKDGDDARSKVSVGDPGVIEQSLLTLGDDLIACRGLDNRVGAFVALEALRKLSVGERPAADVWAVAAAQEEITFGGAHTSAFHLDPAVAIVIDVTHATDHPDADVRGNGICKLGSGPALARGSAVHPGVHRMLVDAAQADGIPHTIEATPRRTGTDADAIAYARAGIPCGLVSIPNRYMHSPSEIVSLTDLDNCAAVIAGFTRRLGVDTDLRRA from the coding sequence GTGAACGACGAGACGAGAGCCTTCCTGACACGCCTGCTGGCAACCGCCAGCCCGTCTGGATTCGAGGAAGGGGCGGCCCGCGCCTGGCGCGCGGAAGCAGAGACATTCGCCGATGAGGTCGTCGTCGACGCGATGGGCAACTCCTACGCGCGGCTCGCCGGCAATGGCCCAACGGTGATGATCGAGGGCCATATCGACGAAATCGGCATCATGATCTCGCATATCGACGACGACGGCTTCCTCTGGTTCCAGCCAATCGGCGGATGGGACGACCAGGTGCTGGTCGGCCAGCGTATTCGCATCCTCGGGTCCGGCGGGACGATCGTCGGGGTGATCGGCAAGAAGCCGCGCCACCAGATGACCGAAGAGGATATGAACAAGGTCTCGAAGATCCGCACCCTCTGGATCGATATCGGCGCGAAGGATGGCGACGACGCCCGCTCGAAGGTCTCGGTCGGCGATCCTGGCGTGATCGAGCAGTCGCTACTGACACTCGGCGATGACCTCATCGCCTGCCGGGGGCTCGACAATCGCGTCGGCGCGTTCGTCGCGCTGGAGGCGCTACGCAAGCTGAGCGTAGGCGAGCGGCCGGCCGCCGACGTCTGGGCAGTCGCCGCCGCGCAGGAGGAGATCACCTTCGGCGGAGCGCACACCAGCGCCTTCCACCTCGATCCGGCGGTCGCGATCGTCATCGATGTCACCCATGCGACCGACCACCCCGACGCTGACGTGCGCGGCAATGGAATCTGCAAGCTGGGCAGCGGGCCCGCTCTGGCGCGCGGCTCTGCGGTTCATCCGGGAGTCCATCGGATGCTGGTCGATGCGGCACAGGCCGATGGCATCCCGCACACCATCGAGGCAACTCCACGGCGAACCGGCACCGACGCCGACGCGATCGCCTACGCGCGAGCTGGTATCCCGTGCGGCCTCGTCTCGATTCCGAATCGGTATATGCACTCGCCCAGCGAGATCGTCAGCCTCACGGACCTGGACAACTGCGCCGCCGTCATCGCCGGCTTCACTCGTCGGCTCGGGGTCGACACGGATCTCCGGCGAGCGTAG
- a CDS encoding GntG family PLP-dependent aldolase produces MPDRLIDLSSDTATRPSAEMRRFMAEAEVGDEQNREDPTVNLLQDMVAQLLGKEEALFLPSGTMCNAIAITLHTRPGDEIILDRHAHPYTSEGGGPAALAGVSVALLDGERGVFTPDQVREAIRDSGPHSPRSRLLSIENTTNHGTGKIWPLENVRAVVAVAREAGLRVHMDGARLMNAAVASGTPARNYGAQVDTIWLDLSKGLGAPVGAVLAGSHADMAEARRLKHRFGGAMRQAGIIAAGGVYALRYNVERMADDHANARLLAEGLSQIPGIQCDPADIETNIVHFDVAETGRSGGEMNAAFTARGVRMGGGSGPRMRAVTHLDVSRADIERAVEIMREAVLAG; encoded by the coding sequence ATGCCCGACCGCCTGATCGACCTCTCCAGCGATACCGCAACCCGCCCCTCCGCCGAAATGCGCCGCTTCATGGCCGAGGCCGAGGTCGGCGACGAGCAGAACCGCGAAGACCCAACTGTCAATCTGCTACAGGATATGGTCGCCCAGCTGCTGGGCAAGGAGGAGGCGCTCTTCCTCCCCTCCGGCACGATGTGCAATGCCATCGCGATCACGCTCCACACTCGCCCCGGTGATGAGATCATCCTCGACCGCCACGCTCACCCCTACACGTCGGAGGGCGGCGGCCCGGCCGCGCTGGCCGGCGTCTCGGTTGCTCTGCTCGATGGCGAGCGTGGCGTCTTCACCCCCGACCAAGTCCGCGAGGCAATTCGCGATTCCGGCCCGCATTCACCCCGCTCGCGGTTGCTCTCGATCGAGAACACGACCAACCACGGCACTGGCAAGATCTGGCCACTGGAGAATGTTCGTGCCGTCGTCGCGGTCGCCCGCGAGGCCGGCCTGCGAGTCCACATGGATGGCGCGCGACTGATGAACGCGGCCGTCGCCAGCGGCACCCCGGCGCGCAACTACGGCGCGCAGGTCGACACCATCTGGCTCGATCTGTCGAAGGGCCTCGGCGCGCCGGTCGGCGCGGTGCTCGCCGGATCGCACGCCGATATGGCCGAGGCCCGCCGGCTGAAGCACCGGTTCGGCGGGGCGATGCGCCAGGCCGGCATCATCGCGGCCGGCGGTGTATACGCCCTGCGCTACAACGTCGAGCGCATGGCCGACGACCACGCCAACGCACGCCTGCTGGCCGAGGGTCTGTCCCAGATCCCCGGCATCCAGTGCGACCCGGCCGATATCGAGACGAACATCGTCCACTTCGATGTCGCCGAGACTGGTCGGAGCGGAGGCGAGATGAATGCCGCCTTCACCGCGCGCGGTGTTCGGATGGGCGGCGGCAGCGGCCCCCGCATGCGCGCCGTCACCCACCTCGACGTCTCGCGCGCCGACATCGAACGCGCCGTCGAGATCATGCGCGAGGCAGTGCTCGCGGGGTGA
- a CDS encoding LLM class flavin-dependent oxidoreductase encodes MIATGSIAERVGLNLRRTTPAQQIGLIQQAEQAGVQGVWMTMGALAADTLSIFAAAAMVTQRVRMSSGIVPAFTRHPLGLVGQAAVLDDLAPGRVRIGVGTSHGPSMAAYGLDLDRPLDWLDEYLRVVRAAMQGGRATFDGRWFSIDATLPAATDVPLLVSALRPRAWELAGELSDGGISWLCPIDYLTGEAQAALRRGAERAGRATPPLIAHVPVALTTDRAAVRAAASTQLATYRRLPFYARMFAAAGYPLTGDGEFTDGLLDHLVISGSDDEIARQLAERLDLGLDELIVAHLPVADAAAEERRLMALVGSL; translated from the coding sequence ATGATCGCGACTGGCTCGATTGCCGAGCGGGTGGGCCTGAATCTCCGGCGCACAACGCCGGCCCAGCAGATAGGCCTGATCCAGCAGGCAGAACAGGCCGGAGTCCAGGGAGTCTGGATGACGATGGGCGCGCTGGCTGCCGATACGTTGTCGATTTTCGCCGCGGCAGCGATGGTCACCCAACGGGTTCGGATGAGCTCGGGCATCGTCCCAGCTTTCACTCGCCACCCGCTTGGGCTGGTGGGCCAGGCGGCAGTGCTGGACGATCTGGCGCCCGGACGGGTCCGGATTGGCGTCGGCACGAGCCACGGACCGTCGATGGCGGCCTATGGGCTGGACCTCGATCGCCCGCTGGACTGGCTCGATGAGTACCTGCGGGTTGTTCGCGCAGCGATGCAGGGCGGGCGCGCGACGTTCGATGGACGCTGGTTCTCGATTGACGCGACGCTTCCTGCCGCCACAGACGTGCCGCTGCTTGTCTCAGCACTTCGCCCGCGTGCCTGGGAGCTGGCCGGCGAGCTGAGTGATGGCGGGATCTCCTGGCTCTGCCCGATCGATTACCTTACGGGCGAGGCACAGGCGGCGCTGCGCCGAGGCGCGGAACGGGCCGGGCGCGCGACACCGCCGCTGATCGCGCATGTCCCGGTTGCGCTGACAACCGACCGCGCCGCAGTCCGCGCCGCCGCCAGCACGCAACTGGCGACCTATCGCAGGCTCCCGTTCTATGCGCGGATGTTCGCGGCAGCCGGCTATCCGCTCACCGGCGATGGCGAGTTCACCGACGGGCTGCTCGATCACCTGGTCATCAGCGGGAGCGACGACGAGATCGCGCGGCAGCTGGCCGAGCGGCTCGACCTGGGGCTGGACGAGCTAATCGTCGCGCACCTGCCGGTTGCCGACGCCGCCGCCGAGGAGCGGCGGCTGATGGCGCTGGTCGGGTCGCTCTAG
- a CDS encoding GNAT family N-acetyltransferase, with amino-acid sequence MVRLTLERAADGAWRLLSGEIEGSSPATLRPEVRLRPVVAGDVAIFYDRQTDPEATRMAALPAQDKPSFDARWARILADEGIVKRAIIVDGVVAGNILCFDVLGERHLGYWLRSEYRGRGIAGQALSGFLTEIHSRPLYASVATCNDTFRRVLEECGFTPVVSESGGDETLYELRS; translated from the coding sequence ATGGTGCGCCTGACGCTGGAGCGGGCTGCCGACGGCGCATGGCGGCTTCTGTCCGGCGAGATTGAGGGCAGCAGCCCAGCAACACTGCGCCCCGAGGTTCGGCTGCGTCCTGTCGTGGCTGGCGACGTGGCGATCTTCTACGATCGCCAGACCGACCCGGAGGCCACCAGGATGGCGGCCCTGCCAGCGCAGGACAAGCCGTCGTTCGACGCTCGCTGGGCCCGTATTCTGGCGGACGAAGGGATCGTGAAGCGGGCGATCATTGTGGATGGCGTCGTGGCCGGCAACATTCTCTGCTTCGACGTGCTCGGCGAGCGCCACCTCGGCTACTGGCTCCGAAGTGAATACCGGGGCCGGGGGATTGCCGGCCAAGCACTGTCCGGGTTCCTTACCGAGATCCACTCCCGCCCGCTCTATGCCAGCGTCGCCACCTGTAACGACACCTTCCGCCGTGTCCTGGAGGAATGTGGCTTTACCCCCGTCGTCTCCGAAAGCGGGGGCGATGAGACACTCTACGAGCTGCGCAGCTGA
- a CDS encoding c-type cytochrome, giving the protein MKPTPRRWMLVFVAALAAIVVAGCGRVNLEDLTPAVARTEIAGTASAIANAPTPTQIDAPSSVIDAFANADIAGGSALYNTWCSGCHDGGRAQPVKGKVLDPAEWIPKLRANSGAADPHKPTYTEMELNDQQMTNILAYIASVK; this is encoded by the coding sequence ATGAAACCGACCCCTCGGCGATGGATGCTTGTCTTCGTCGCGGCACTGGCGGCGATTGTCGTTGCCGGTTGCGGCAGAGTGAACCTCGAGGATCTCACCCCGGCGGTGGCGCGGACGGAGATCGCCGGCACCGCTTCCGCGATCGCCAATGCGCCGACGCCGACGCAGATCGACGCTCCGAGCTCGGTGATCGACGCGTTTGCCAACGCCGACATTGCCGGCGGGAGTGCCCTCTATAACACCTGGTGTTCTGGCTGCCATGACGGCGGGCGCGCCCAGCCGGTCAAGGGCAAGGTGCTCGACCCCGCCGAATGGATCCCCAAGCTGCGGGCGAACTCCGGCGCGGCCGACCCACACAAGCCAACCTACACTGAGATGGAACTGAACGATCAGCAGATGACCAACATCCTCGCCTACATCGCCTCCGTGAAGTAA
- a CDS encoding helix-turn-helix transcriptional regulator, which translates to MAARSRNSMGPRIRELRIENGMTLDELAHRAGISASHLSRLERGQTAPSFKVAADIAREIGVKPSELAAIQREQSDVDAALIEELVELGLNMEISQHICDRISTTARAALLEVLRPSEVVEES; encoded by the coding sequence GTGGCCGCACGTTCGCGCAACTCAATGGGGCCGAGGATCCGTGAGCTGCGGATAGAAAACGGAATGACACTCGACGAGCTTGCCCATCGTGCCGGGATCTCTGCAAGTCATCTCTCACGCCTGGAGCGTGGGCAGACCGCGCCGTCGTTCAAGGTCGCGGCCGACATTGCCCGGGAGATCGGCGTCAAGCCCAGCGAGCTGGCGGCGATCCAGCGTGAGCAGTCGGATGTCGACGCCGCGCTGATCGAGGAGCTGGTGGAGCTGGGGTTGAACATGGAAATCTCCCAGCACATCTGCGACCGTATCTCGACCACGGCTCGTGCGGCGCTGCTGGAGGTCCTGCGGCCCAGCGAGGTCGTCGAGGAGAGCTAG
- a CDS encoding acyl-CoA dehydrogenase family protein — protein sequence MDLRYTAEDEAFRATARAWLAENTPREPLRTVAGKKAWHRRLYEAGYLGMGWPKAYGGREARPLEQAIVVEEMARANAPASINWAGLGLVGPTLIHHGSDAQRERYLRNILLGDEVWCQLYSEPNAGSDLAALQCRAEIDGDEFVVNGQKIWTSTAPEADMGILLVRTDRDAPKHQGISYLIVDMHQPGIEVRPLRQVTGIADEFAEVFFTNVRVPADNLIGELNTGWRIAQTTLSYERGGDMMGIVARLQQSYARLLEIVQTPRTDRSRLIDDPVVRQKLGQIMAEIEVVRYAALRVVSAAEKGGQPGPESSISKLHYSEADKRVYILIQEILGPYAQIVDDVPDAYAYLVDGHGDAHDNWPYLWMHPFSETIYAGSSEIQKNIIGERVLGLPKEVRADRLARQGA from the coding sequence ATGGATCTGCGCTATACGGCAGAGGACGAGGCGTTTCGGGCGACGGCGCGCGCATGGCTGGCGGAAAACACGCCGCGAGAGCCGCTGCGGACGGTAGCCGGGAAGAAGGCCTGGCATCGTCGACTTTATGAGGCCGGCTACCTCGGGATGGGCTGGCCGAAGGCCTATGGCGGGCGCGAGGCGCGACCGCTTGAGCAGGCGATCGTCGTCGAGGAGATGGCGCGAGCCAATGCGCCGGCCTCGATCAACTGGGCCGGCCTCGGTCTGGTTGGCCCGACCCTGATCCACCACGGCAGCGACGCCCAGCGCGAGCGTTATCTGCGCAACATCCTGCTCGGCGATGAGGTCTGGTGCCAACTCTATTCCGAGCCGAATGCCGGCTCCGATCTCGCCGCGCTGCAGTGTCGTGCCGAGATCGACGGTGACGAGTTCGTCGTCAACGGCCAGAAGATCTGGACCAGCACCGCGCCGGAGGCGGACATGGGCATCCTGCTGGTTCGCACTGACCGCGACGCGCCGAAGCACCAGGGCATCTCGTATCTGATCGTCGATATGCACCAGCCGGGGATCGAGGTGCGTCCGCTGCGGCAGGTGACCGGTATTGCCGACGAGTTCGCCGAGGTGTTCTTTACCAACGTCCGCGTCCCGGCCGATAATCTCATCGGCGAGCTGAATACCGGCTGGCGAATCGCCCAGACGACGCTCTCCTACGAGCGCGGCGGAGACATGATGGGGATCGTCGCCCGGCTGCAGCAGTCCTACGCCCGGTTGCTGGAGATCGTCCAGACGCCGCGAACCGATCGCAGCCGGCTGATCGACGACCCTGTCGTGCGGCAGAAGCTCGGACAGATCATGGCCGAGATCGAAGTGGTGCGCTACGCCGCGTTGCGCGTCGTCTCTGCCGCCGAGAAGGGCGGCCAGCCCGGGCCGGAGTCGTCGATCTCGAAGCTCCACTATTCCGAGGCGGACAAGCGCGTCTATATTCTGATCCAGGAGATCCTCGGCCCATACGCGCAGATCGTCGATGATGTGCCGGATGCCTATGCCTATCTCGTCGACGGTCATGGAGACGCGCACGACAACTGGCCCTACCTCTGGATGCATCCGTTCTCCGAGACGATCTACGCGGGATCGTCGGAGATCCAGAAGAACATCATCGGCGAACGCGTCCTCGGCCTGCCGAAGGAGGTCCGCGCCGACCGACTGGCGCGCCAGGGCGCCTAG
- the cas2 gene encoding CRISPR-associated endonuclease Cas2, which translates to MRILVTYDVSTETAAGKRRLRKVALACLAFGQRVQKSVFECTLTEAQLMEFEHRLLRCISEQEDSLRIYRLREDRDQYLKTYGVTHDIDFDAPLVV; encoded by the coding sequence ATGCGCATACTCGTCACATACGATGTCTCGACGGAGACGGCCGCGGGCAAGAGACGACTGAGGAAGGTGGCACTCGCCTGCCTTGCTTTCGGCCAACGCGTACAGAAGTCAGTGTTCGAATGTACGCTCACCGAAGCCCAACTGATGGAGTTCGAGCATCGACTCCTCCGCTGCATCAGCGAACAGGAGGATAGCTTACGCATCTATCGGCTCCGCGAGGATCGCGACCAGTACCTGAAAACCTATGGGGTGACACATGACATCGACTTCGATGCTCCCCTTGTTGTGTGA
- the cas1c gene encoding type I-C CRISPR-associated endonuclease Cas1c, translated as MIQALNTLYVMTPGAYVRLDHDTLKVEIEREVRLQVPLLHLGGITCFGNVLLTSAVIHRCADEGRSIVLLDGNGHFKARMVGKTSGNVLLRRAQHEAAMSNERAAAIARNSVAGKLQNSRQVVLRAGREAITTDDTAAFADAARRIADSIRRLGVSQSGDQIRGYEGEAARTYFSVFDRMIRSEREEFRFSGRVRRPPIGRTNALLSFLYALLLNDCVAACEGVGLDPQVGFLHAIRPGRPALALDLIEEFRAYIADRLVLTLINRQQLRANDFEILPGGAARLTDAARKRVVVAYQERKRVEVNHPVLGRAVPIGIVPHVQAQLLARHLRGDLAAYPPFRAR; from the coding sequence ATGATACAGGCGCTGAATACGCTCTACGTCATGACGCCCGGAGCCTACGTCCGGCTCGATCACGATACTCTCAAGGTTGAGATCGAGCGTGAGGTCAGGCTCCAGGTTCCGCTGCTCCATCTCGGTGGGATCACCTGTTTTGGGAATGTACTGCTCACATCCGCGGTCATCCACCGGTGCGCCGATGAAGGACGCAGTATCGTGTTGCTTGACGGAAACGGACACTTCAAGGCTCGGATGGTCGGAAAGACCAGCGGAAATGTGCTGTTGCGCAGGGCACAGCATGAGGCAGCGATGAGCAATGAACGCGCTGCGGCAATCGCCCGCAACTCCGTCGCTGGCAAGCTGCAGAATTCGCGACAAGTGGTGCTGCGAGCTGGGCGCGAGGCGATAACGACTGATGATACTGCAGCATTTGCCGACGCAGCCCGCCGAATCGCCGATAGTATCCGCAGGCTCGGTGTCAGTCAATCCGGCGACCAGATACGCGGTTATGAGGGCGAGGCGGCGCGGACCTACTTCTCGGTATTTGATCGAATGATTCGAAGTGAGCGCGAGGAGTTCCGGTTCTCGGGTCGGGTGCGCCGGCCACCAATTGGCCGGACGAATGCGCTCCTGTCGTTTCTCTACGCATTGCTTCTGAATGACTGCGTCGCTGCATGCGAAGGGGTCGGGCTCGACCCGCAGGTTGGCTTCCTGCATGCAATACGACCGGGCCGGCCAGCACTTGCGCTCGATCTGATCGAGGAATTTCGCGCCTACATCGCTGACCGTCTCGTGCTGACGCTGATCAACCGCCAGCAATTGCGAGCGAATGACTTTGAAATCCTCCCCGGTGGCGCAGCGCGTTTGACCGATGCTGCTCGAAAGCGCGTCGTTGTCGCATACCAGGAGCGCAAGCGAGTAGAGGTGAATCACCCAGTGCTTGGGCGCGCGGTGCCGATTGGTATCGTCCCGCATGTTCAGGCTCAGCTGTTGGCTCGCCATCTTCGTGGTGATCTCGCCGCGTACCCGCCGTTTCGCGCCAGGTAG
- a CDS encoding Xaa-Pro peptidase family protein → MPDFASRIESVREAMRRRGIGLLFLPESSALEYLTGICRDIPNPTESNRPGDWVAGMYLGLDAGPVIIEPRMGSDRMEAQLRDKPWVADLLVLGEPDDYTGALLRLAGQLRGGAGDIAVGERAWAKTVIDLRRAAPEAALINAAEIIGPMRAIKDEEERAVMRRNARLTDEVYEAILPRIETGMSERDIAWLIDRAIAEHGGEFVSFHTGIRIGGGDRQREGSIHDHLTDRTLQRGTALAFDFGMLKDGYCSDFGRTVFIGSPGEQHRAVYDLVIRAQAAAIAAMRDGQITAAELDAVARDIISEAGHGPHFIHRLGHSIGKDVHEPPFLLDGDDTVLRDGMCFTIEPSVFMEDGSFIRVEDVVMVTPDGGENFNATSHDLRVLDL, encoded by the coding sequence ATGCCAGATTTCGCGTCGCGAATCGAGTCCGTCCGTGAGGCGATGCGCCGCCGCGGGATCGGCCTCCTCTTTCTGCCCGAATCCAGCGCCCTCGAATACCTGACGGGCATCTGCCGAGACATACCCAATCCCACCGAGTCCAATCGCCCAGGCGACTGGGTCGCCGGGATGTATCTCGGCCTTGATGCCGGCCCGGTCATCATCGAGCCGCGCATGGGCAGCGATCGGATGGAAGCCCAGCTACGCGACAAGCCATGGGTCGCGGATCTACTGGTGCTCGGAGAGCCGGACGACTACACCGGCGCGTTGCTGCGCCTGGCCGGCCAGCTTCGAGGAGGGGCCGGCGACATCGCCGTCGGGGAGCGCGCGTGGGCGAAGACGGTGATCGACCTGCGCCGCGCCGCGCCGGAGGCAGCGCTCATCAACGCCGCCGAGATCATCGGGCCGATGCGAGCGATCAAGGATGAGGAGGAACGCGCCGTCATGCGCCGCAACGCGCGGCTTACCGACGAGGTGTACGAGGCGATCCTCCCGCGGATCGAGACAGGGATGTCCGAGCGTGATATCGCCTGGTTGATCGACCGGGCCATTGCCGAGCACGGCGGCGAGTTCGTCTCGTTCCACACCGGCATCCGCATCGGAGGGGGCGATCGCCAGCGCGAGGGATCGATTCACGACCATCTGACGGATCGCACGCTTCAGCGCGGGACGGCGCTGGCCTTCGACTTCGGCATGCTCAAGGATGGCTACTGCTCTGACTTCGGCCGCACGGTCTTCATCGGATCACCGGGCGAACAGCATCGCGCGGTTTACGATCTCGTCATCCGCGCCCAGGCGGCCGCAATCGCGGCGATGCGCGACGGTCAGATCACGGCGGCGGAGCTCGACGCCGTCGCCCGCGACATCATCAGCGAGGCCGGCCACGGTCCGCATTTCATCCATCGGCTCGGCCACTCGATCGGCAAGGATGTCCACGAGCCGCCGTTCCTCCTGGACGGGGACGACACCGTCCTGCGCGACGGAATGTGCTTCACGATCGAGCCGAGCGTCTTCATGGAGGACGGCTCGTTCATCCGCGTCGAGGATGTCGTCATGGTCACACCGGACGGCGGCGAGAACTTCAACGCCACCAGCCATGACCTACGCGTCCTCGACCTCTGA
- a CDS encoding MFS transporter: MSGAEQVEVEPGVQQRRSGVLGRIPGIGNDLGLGHNNLILFWGMLFNELSFGFYQVLLPLYIESLGASPAIVGLVIGLQGVARLIFLAPAGMIADRMSPRTLIVGARSLSVVGIAAYGLAQEWWHLFPAIVLLAAGNIAFPAISKVVADSSDDRTRTRAFTLIYTVGPSVATLLSPSLGGVLADTVSLRSIFFAGAVGQLVAVLFFSRLRPVESSDAAQSGGSYRAALAYRPVALLTGFFLLMLLVLTTGFTLVPNFLRDVHGIGFGTIGQFGSVSAAGSVILGIIIAKVGVFGRPMNALLLTVALSAVALALFATGTAIIWFALAYFTRGAYLVAWSTMYAALGDAAPERLRSRTFVLAELLGGAGFAIAPFIAGALYEQSPELPLIVALIATAPLLALLLLLRRYLGRAELAGG; encoded by the coding sequence GTGTCGGGCGCAGAGCAAGTCGAGGTCGAACCAGGCGTCCAACAGCGCAGGAGCGGTGTGCTCGGGCGCATCCCCGGCATCGGCAACGATCTGGGGCTGGGCCATAACAACCTGATCCTGTTCTGGGGGATGCTGTTCAACGAGCTGTCGTTCGGGTTTTACCAGGTGCTGCTGCCGCTCTATATCGAGTCGCTGGGGGCCAGCCCGGCAATCGTCGGGCTGGTGATCGGGCTGCAGGGGGTGGCGCGGCTCATCTTCCTCGCGCCGGCCGGGATGATCGCCGACCGGATGTCGCCGCGGACGCTGATCGTCGGGGCGCGGTCGCTCTCGGTTGTCGGGATCGCGGCGTATGGGCTGGCGCAGGAATGGTGGCACCTCTTCCCGGCAATCGTGTTGCTGGCGGCCGGCAACATCGCCTTCCCGGCCATCTCGAAGGTGGTCGCTGATTCATCCGACGACCGCACCCGCACGCGGGCGTTCACGCTGATCTACACGGTCGGGCCAAGCGTGGCAACGCTGCTCTCGCCGAGCCTTGGCGGCGTGCTGGCCGACACAGTCAGCCTGCGTTCGATCTTCTTCGCCGGGGCGGTCGGGCAGCTGGTTGCGGTGCTGTTCTTCTCGCGGCTGCGGCCGGTCGAATCGAGCGACGCGGCGCAGTCCGGTGGCAGCTACCGGGCGGCGCTGGCCTACCGGCCGGTCGCGTTGCTGACCGGGTTCTTTCTGCTGATGCTGCTGGTGCTGACAACCGGCTTTACGCTGGTGCCGAACTTCCTGCGCGATGTCCACGGTATCGGCTTCGGGACGATCGGACAATTCGGCTCGGTGTCGGCGGCGGGTAGCGTCATCCTCGGCATCATCATCGCGAAGGTCGGCGTGTTTGGCCGGCCGATGAATGCGTTGCTGCTGACAGTCGCGCTCTCAGCCGTTGCCCTCGCCCTGTTCGCCACCGGGACAGCCATCATCTGGTTCGCGCTGGCCTACTTCACACGTGGGGCGTACCTGGTGGCGTGGAGCACGATGTACGCCGCGCTCGGCGACGCTGCGCCGGAGCGATTGCGGTCGAGGACGTTTGTGTTGGCCGAGCTCCTGGGCGGGGCCGGCTTCGCCATCGCGCCATTCATCGCCGGCGCGCTCTACGAGCAATCCCCCGAGCTGCCGCTCATCGTCGCGCTCATCGCGACGGCGCCGCTACTGGCGCTGCTGCTGCTCCTGCGGCGGTATCTGGGGCGAGCGGAGCTGGCCGGGGGTTGA